ataataaggagttcatatctcacaattctactttttttgaatatatttttttatttctgcggtggagggaaaaaaaattgcaagatataaagtcagaatcctgaaaaaaaaaaaaataaataaataaatatttaataattgcaagattatatatatatatatatatatatatatatagaactgcaagaaaaaaatcttgagattaaatttaattttgtgattaaaagacaaaaattgcctattttattttattttattttattttattttattttattttattttattttattttatttttttattttattttattttattttattttattttattttattttattttattttattttacaggatTGCATACTTCAGGTCCattaaatacaaacatacaacTTCTGCTTTTATTAAtgctttagaaatatttttgctgttaGTTTGTATTAACTAATGTAGGTAAGAAATGgagccttattgtaaagtgttaccaaaaaaaaacaaaagatgaCACTTTGTGGATGAGATAAAATAGTGATTAAGCAAAACCGATGCAGAAAAGTGAAGCTTCAGCATCATTTGCTTGCTGATGCAGCTTggtttgttatatttgtttcccaatgcaatgacattcagaTATTTGCAAGTGTCCAAATGTGTTTTAGTCCCACTGTATATGTGTATTTGTCAAATCAAACTGGAAGGCACTTAATTTCATCAGGTCTCTCCCTACAGAAAGCCGTCCTCACTATTTGACAGGTGGAGTGAAGGACCAATCACAGTGCTTAGAGCTTATCACACCTCTTAGAGCTGCCTACAGACTCCTAGACCCAGCTTTCAAATAAACCACATCTCCCATGATCCTTAGCTTCAGGCACATGCTTCAGAAAATGTCCAACTTCCTATTTAGAAGTGCAACAAAATACCACTTCCTACTGGAATTTCATCAAGATGTGGCTGCTGGACATCAAGTAGGAATATTCCCAAATCCACATTTGACCTTTCACCTCTGCATATTGAAGCTACAGATGAACCGCGCCTCAACAAAGAGCTTATTTCACTGCAaatcaaatatgcagtttaatGCCACACTAGGTTACGACTCCAGCCGCTTTAGCGTCCCATTGGTAGCTTCCCATCTGGATGTGTCCGATCAGAGGCGGCGCTCTAGTAGTAGCGGTTTAGGCTACGCGTTCCCGGGACGTCCGGTTGTCCGTTCATCCAGATTTCTCGTATGATCCGCTCTCTCTCCTCCAGTCGCTGCGCTCGCTCAAGCTCCTCCGCCGACGTGAAGACGTTTGTGTTGAGCGTGCGCTCAAAGCGCCGGTGCCTTCGGGCCGAGAGGTCAGAGCTTGAGTCCCAGTCTGAATCAGAGTCACTGGTGTCACTGTCGGAGTCCGCAGGTCTCGGACGCTTTTTAGCCACAGCATGGCGAGGTTTACAGTCTGTACGGCAGGAAATCTGAACCACTAGAGCGAAGAGCGTGAGGAACAGACCGGCGCAGACGCCGCACATGAAATACAGCGCACAGCGCTCCGGGTGTTCTGGATGGAGAGAGAAAACAGacaacatgaaattaaaactgaCTTTACTTTCTTAAACTTTAGACTATGTTCCAGGTCAATTTGagcccttgtttgtcctgaacacttaaactgcctgctgtacttcagaaaaatccttcaggtcccacaaattctgaaTTCGAACCCtttacaacaatgactgtatgattttgagatccacattattacactgaggacaactgagggactcatatgcaactattacagaaggttcagacACTCAacgatgctccagaaggaaacacaatgcattaagagccgagggggggaaaacttttagaatttaaagatcagggtaaatttaacttattttgtctactGGGACATGTacgtagcttctgaagggcagttctaaatgaaaaaatatgatatttaggcaaaataagaaaaatgtacacatcatcattgttttcaaaagttttcacccaccggctcttaatgcatcatgtttccttctggaacatcagtgagtgtttgaacctgtaatagttgcatatgagtccctcagttgtcctcagtgtgaaaagatggatctcaaaatcatttagtcattgttggaaaaggtttaaatacaaaaaaatgttgaaaaaccaaagaatttgtgggacctgaaggatttttctgaagaacagcaagcagtttaactgttcaggacaaacaagatggacaactatcactaaaaaaaaaatggacaactatcactgaaaaaaaaacatctgtgggtcatttaggtaacaacacagtattaagaatcaagcatatgtaaacttttgaatagggtcatttttatatattcaactattattttctcttgtggactgtatgtaaacatcttttatgtgaaatatcttattaggtcagtaataaataaaaaataacatgcattttgtatgattcctctttttttggtaaactaataaacattctgcagattctgcaaggtatatgtaaacttttcactTCAACTGTACAACTGAAgtttttcttgaaattttgtGAGTAGTTCTCATTTAGGGTCATtattataccagcaaatttaTTATGATGATGTTAACAAATCAATTTGATCTTGCATGGTTAAAATGGGTGCACAGacccaaaataatttttttatgaattttatgtT
This is a stretch of genomic DNA from Labeo rohita strain BAU-BD-2019 chromosome 20, IGBB_LRoh.1.0, whole genome shotgun sequence. It encodes these proteins:
- the LOC127182948 gene encoding protein eva-1 homolog A isoform X2, producing the protein MALITSMLAAYTYITEHPERCALYFMCGVCAGLFLTLFALVVQISCRTDCKPRHAVAKKRPRPADSDSDTSDSDSDWDSSSDLSARRHRRFERTLNTNVFTSAEELERAQRLEERERIIREIWMNGQPDVPGTRSLNRYY